ACCCGGCAACCAAAAGCTTCATGCTTTCACTAAGCAGCAGTTGTGTGCTTAACTTCGGATCGGTAGTTTTTCTGTGCTTGTCGAAAACTCCTACTGTTTCGCCCAAGTTCCAAATAGAGAAATATAACCTCACATTTCCCATTTCTGCATTTTTATACAATTCGTCTACTTTTTCATATGCCTCCTTAAGCTTGTTTATGCGCTCAATCACTTTCTCGAACAGCATATTCTTCATCTCGCCGCTCAGCATCGCACCACTGCTGTATCTTTCCGACACATCCTCGGATTCCTTTTTGGTGAGGAAGTAGCTTTTCAAATAAAGGAAGGCCATGTCAACATGCGGATTGCCTCCTAGCCTCCTGTGCTCCTCTATGCTGGCCTGCCCTCCGCTGAAAGCGCTCATTATCTTGCGCTTTATCTCCTTTTCGCTTTCGAACAAGAATATGCAGTTATTCCTTGACTTGGACATTTTCTCGCCGTCGAGGCCTGGCATGAACAC
Above is a window of Candidatus Micrarchaeum acidiphilum ARMAN-2 DNA encoding:
- a CDS encoding Tryptophanyl-tRNA synthetase, which gives rise to MPGLDGEKMSKSRNNCIFLFESEKEIKRKIMSAFSGGQASIEEHRRLGGNPHVDMAFLYLKSYFLTKKESEDVSERYSSGAMLSGEMKNMLFEKVIERINKLKEAYEKVDELYKNAEMGNVRLYFSIWNLGETVGVFDKHRKTTDPKLSTQLLLSESMKLLVAGSLSILDVSSDIITHSIDLVLKHHIYIADALQIATARKIQTGRFATADKLLSEIAEKEGFKVIKLKG